In Rhineura floridana isolate rRhiFlo1 chromosome 1, rRhiFlo1.hap2, whole genome shotgun sequence, the following proteins share a genomic window:
- the STMN2 gene encoding stathmin-2 isoform X2 produces the protein MEVKQINKRASGQAFELILKPPSPVSEAPRTLASPKKKDLSLEEIQKKLEAAEERRKSQEAQVLKQLAEKREHEREVLQKALEENNNFSKMAEEKLVLKMEQIKENREANLAALIERLQEKERHAAEVRRNKELQVELSG, from the exons ATGGAAGTTAAACAGATCAACAAACGTGCCTCTGGCCAAGCTTTTGAGCTGATCTTGAAGCCACCTTCTCCAGTCTCAGAAGCACCACGAACTTTAGCTTCTCCAAAGAAGAAAGATTTGTCCCTTGAGGAGATCCAGAAAAAGCTAGAAGCTgcagaggaaaggagaaag TCCCAGGAGGCCCAGGTGCTGAAACAACTGGCAGAAAAGAGAGAACATGAACGAGAGGTCCTTCAGAAGGCTTTGGAGGAAAACAATAATTTCAGCAAAATGGCAGAGGAAAAACTGGTACTGAAAATGGAACAGATCAAAGAAAACCGTGAAGCTAACCTAGCTGCTCTTATTGAACGCCTCCAGGAGAAG GAGAGGCATGCTGCAGAGGTTCGCAGAaacaaggagctccaggtggaaCTGTCTGGCTGA